In the genome of Fulvivirga maritima, one region contains:
- a CDS encoding lipocalin-like domain-containing protein, whose amino-acid sequence MENSMTEKIIGTWKLESWYYEDENGQKIDYFGKSPEGILIYDKVGYMSVHIMKHDRQLFQLNGMYEGSSEELSSAFRSYFGYYGRYYSDETGTLTHIVEGSAFPNWKGNIEKRYAKIEGDRLIIYTPPIETENGSIIFFITWERCKK is encoded by the coding sequence ATGGAAAATTCTATGACAGAAAAAATAATAGGCACGTGGAAACTGGAATCCTGGTATTATGAAGATGAAAACGGACAAAAGATTGATTATTTCGGAAAATCGCCGGAGGGCATTCTTATTTATGATAAAGTAGGCTACATGAGCGTTCATATCATGAAGCATGACCGTCAACTTTTTCAGCTCAATGGAATGTATGAAGGCTCCTCAGAAGAATTAAGCTCCGCCTTCAGAAGCTATTTCGGTTATTATGGAAGGTATTATTCTGACGAAACAGGCACCTTAACCCATATTGTAGAAGGCAGTGCTTTTCCTAACTGGAAAGGCAATATTGAAAAACGGTATGCCAAAATTGAAGGTGACAGGCTGATCATATATACACCACCTATAGAAACAGAAAACGGAAGTATTATATTTTTCATCACTTGGGAAAGATGTAAGAAATGA
- the uvrB gene encoding excinuclease ABC subunit UvrB: protein MQFKISSEYEPTGDQPKAIEELSSNIEYGENFQTLLGATGTGKTFTMANVIAKVNRPTLILCHNKTLAAQLYGEFKRFFPENAVEYFISYYDYYQPEAFIPSSNVYIEKDLSINEEIEKLRLSATSSLLTGRRDIIVVASVSCIYGIGNPDEFGRNIIKLKVGESIPRNKLLFSLVDILYSRTEGEFKRGNFRVKGDTVDIFVAYGDFAYRIMFWGDEIESIQQVDPISGKTISNETSITIFPANLFVTGKELLHKVIHEIQDDMVSQVEHFQIEQRHLEAKRLQERTEFDIEMMRELGYCSGIENYSRYFDRRSPGARPFCLLDYFPDDYLMFIDESHVTVPQVRAMWGGDRARKVNLVDFGFRLPAALDNRPLTFNEFEGMLNQVVYVSATPAEYELRKSEGVVVEQIIRPTGLLDPKIDVRPSLNQIDDLLEEVDERTKKDERTLVTTLTKRMAEELTKFLERAGVKCRYIHSEVDTLDRVEILRELRLGVFDVLIGVNLLREGLDLPEVSLVAILDADKEGFLRNQRSLIQTIGRAARNVNGMVIMYADSITPSMRASIDETNRRRSIQMAYNEEHGITPQNIIRSKDSILQQTNVADKNKKHKKYYTGEEAPSVAADPVIEYMGKNELEKLITKTQKNMEKAAKDLDFIEAAKLRDELTELKKLVSEKEN from the coding sequence ATGCAGTTTAAAATTTCAAGTGAATACGAACCTACGGGTGACCAGCCTAAGGCTATAGAAGAATTATCGTCAAACATAGAATATGGAGAAAATTTCCAAACTCTATTGGGGGCCACAGGTACCGGAAAGACGTTTACTATGGCTAATGTTATTGCTAAAGTAAACAGGCCTACTCTTATACTTTGCCATAATAAAACCCTGGCAGCGCAGCTATACGGAGAATTTAAAAGGTTCTTCCCGGAAAATGCCGTAGAGTATTTCATTTCTTACTATGACTATTACCAACCGGAAGCGTTTATACCTTCTTCTAATGTATATATTGAAAAGGATCTTTCCATTAATGAAGAAATAGAAAAGCTAAGACTAAGCGCTACCTCCTCTTTGCTTACGGGGCGTAGAGATATTATTGTAGTAGCTTCGGTTTCTTGCATTTATGGTATCGGAAATCCTGATGAATTTGGCAGAAACATCATTAAACTAAAAGTGGGTGAAAGCATCCCAAGAAACAAGCTACTGTTTTCTTTGGTAGACATCCTCTACAGTAGAACGGAAGGTGAATTCAAAAGAGGAAATTTCAGAGTGAAAGGTGATACGGTTGATATTTTCGTAGCTTACGGAGATTTTGCCTACAGAATCATGTTTTGGGGTGATGAAATTGAATCTATTCAGCAAGTAGATCCTATTAGCGGAAAAACTATCTCCAACGAAACCAGCATTACCATTTTCCCGGCTAACTTGTTTGTAACGGGTAAAGAACTTTTGCATAAAGTGATCCACGAGATACAAGATGACATGGTATCTCAGGTGGAACATTTTCAAATCGAACAAAGGCACCTGGAGGCCAAACGACTTCAAGAACGTACCGAATTCGATATAGAAATGATGAGAGAACTCGGCTACTGTTCAGGTATAGAAAACTATTCCAGATATTTTGACAGGAGATCTCCCGGCGCACGACCTTTCTGCCTTTTAGATTATTTTCCTGATGATTATCTAATGTTTATAGATGAGAGCCATGTAACTGTGCCACAGGTAAGAGCTATGTGGGGCGGTGACCGTGCCAGGAAAGTCAATCTGGTAGACTTTGGCTTTAGACTTCCTGCTGCCCTGGACAACAGACCTCTCACTTTTAATGAGTTTGAAGGTATGCTTAATCAGGTGGTGTATGTCAGTGCCACTCCGGCTGAGTATGAGCTGCGGAAATCTGAAGGTGTAGTGGTAGAGCAAATTATTAGACCTACTGGCCTATTAGATCCTAAAATAGATGTAAGACCAAGCCTTAATCAAATAGATGATTTACTTGAAGAAGTAGATGAACGCACTAAGAAAGATGAAAGAACGCTGGTAACTACTCTTACCAAAAGAATGGCTGAGGAGCTCACGAAATTCCTCGAAAGAGCTGGCGTAAAATGTAGGTACATACATAGTGAAGTAGATACTTTGGATCGTGTGGAAATTCTACGGGAACTTAGACTGGGGGTATTTGACGTTCTGATAGGTGTAAACTTACTTAGAGAGGGACTTGACCTGCCAGAAGTGTCTTTGGTAGCGATATTAGATGCTGATAAAGAAGGATTCTTAAGAAACCAAAGGTCTCTGATACAGACAATAGGTAGAGCGGCACGTAACGTAAACGGTATGGTTATCATGTATGCTGATTCTATAACCCCTTCCATGAGAGCATCTATTGATGAAACCAATAGAAGAAGGAGCATACAGATGGCATATAATGAAGAACATGGCATCACTCCTCAAAATATTATCCGTTCTAAAGATTCTATACTGCAACAAACTAATGTAGCAGACAAGAACAAGAAACATAAAAAATACTATACTGGTGAAGAAGCTCCTTCTGTAGCTGCCGATCCTGTTATAGAATACATGGGTAAAAATGAGCTTGAAAAACTCATCACCAAAACTCAGAAAAACATGGAAAAAGCAGCCAAAGATTTAGATTTCATTGAAGCTGCAAAACTGAGAGATGAGTTAACAGAGTTAAAAAAACTAGTGAGCGAAAAAGAGAACTGA
- a CDS encoding trypsin-like peptidase domain-containing protein — MNKRSYFLGMFLSSILGGLIAASAIFIYLERTPQKTYNSISERQKRISLSSKKDTAYIVPQGLDFIYAAQEVTTGVVHIRAIYSSGKYSLNPLESYLGGPSQSSGSGVIVSDDGYIVTNNHVIEDASQIEVILNDNRTYFAKVVGTDPTTDLALIKIAAESLNFVEYGDSDNVKTGEWVLAIGNPFDLNSTVTAGIVSAKARNIGILRDKNNLQIESFIQTDAAVNPGNSGGALVNLKGKLIGINTAIATPTGNYTGYSFAVPVSLVKKVIDDLLEFGAVQRALLGIRIGDMNSRIAAAENLDIFNGVYISNVNKNSAAEKAGLLPGDVIISINGTSISNVSELQEMVARNRPGNKIEVTYIRDGKKSSTQATLQNTAGNTEIITKTFDGVIEGATFQNFTPQDEDPSFKGVKIIELQEGKWKEAGIKKGFIITAIDKTTIESIEDLNRVLTNKQGGILVEGIYPDQSKGVYGVEW, encoded by the coding sequence ATGAACAAACGTAGCTATTTCCTGGGAATGTTTTTGTCTTCCATATTAGGAGGCCTTATCGCGGCCTCTGCCATTTTCATATACCTGGAAAGAACGCCTCAAAAAACATATAATTCAATCTCTGAAAGACAAAAACGCATAAGCTTATCTTCTAAAAAAGATACCGCCTACATTGTTCCTCAGGGGCTCGATTTCATCTATGCGGCGCAAGAAGTTACCACTGGCGTAGTCCACATCCGAGCTATATATTCTTCAGGAAAATATAGTCTAAATCCACTAGAAAGCTATCTGGGAGGCCCATCACAATCTTCAGGCTCTGGGGTAATCGTATCTGATGATGGTTATATCGTCACCAACAACCATGTAATTGAAGATGCCAGCCAAATAGAGGTTATACTCAATGATAACCGCACTTACTTCGCTAAGGTAGTGGGCACCGATCCTACCACTGATCTGGCACTTATAAAAATCGCCGCTGAAAGCTTAAATTTTGTAGAGTATGGTGATTCGGATAATGTGAAAACCGGTGAATGGGTTCTGGCTATAGGAAACCCGTTTGATCTTAACTCTACCGTTACTGCTGGCATTGTAAGTGCAAAAGCAAGAAATATTGGCATATTAAGAGATAAGAACAACCTACAAATAGAATCATTCATCCAAACAGATGCTGCTGTAAACCCTGGCAACAGTGGTGGCGCATTGGTAAACCTAAAAGGTAAACTCATAGGCATTAATACTGCTATAGCTACTCCTACCGGGAATTATACAGGCTACTCATTTGCAGTTCCTGTATCTCTGGTGAAAAAGGTTATTGATGATTTACTAGAGTTTGGTGCGGTACAAAGAGCCTTGCTGGGCATTAGAATCGGAGATATGAATTCCAGGATAGCTGCCGCTGAAAATCTGGATATATTCAATGGCGTTTATATTAGCAATGTTAATAAAAACAGTGCCGCTGAAAAGGCCGGCTTACTTCCTGGTGATGTCATTATATCAATTAATGGCACTTCTATTAGTAATGTTTCTGAACTACAGGAGATGGTAGCCAGAAACAGACCTGGCAATAAAATAGAAGTGACCTACATAAGAGATGGTAAGAAAAGCTCCACTCAAGCCACACTTCAAAATACAGCTGGAAACACTGAAATTATCACTAAAACCTTTGACGGTGTTATTGAAGGAGCTACTTTTCAAAACTTCACTCCACAGGATGAAGATCCATCATTTAAAGGAGTCAAAATAATTGAGCTCCAAGAAGGTAAATGGAAAGAAGCCGGTATTAAAAAAGGCTTTATTATCACGGCAATAGATAAAACTACTATTGAAAGCATAGAAGATCTCAACAGGGTACTCACTAACAAGCAGGGAGGCATTCTTGTAGAAGGCATTTACCCTGATCAATCTAAAGGAGTCTATGGTGTAGAATGGTAA